The following nucleotide sequence is from Homo sapiens chromosome 5 genomic patch of type FIX, GRCh38.p14 PATCHES HG1395_PATCH.
CGGAAGCCCTAGGAGATAGCAATGAGATATGGAAGAGCTGCCGCTTTAGCCTGCAAGTCAGAAGAATAAAACACACAGGCttagggcaggcacagtggctcacgcctgtaatccagcactttgggaggctgaggcaggtggatcatttgaggtcaggagtttgagactagcctgggcaacatggtgaaacattgtctctactaaaaatacaaaaattagccaggcatggtggcacgtgcctgtaatcctagctattcaagaggctcaggcaggagaatcacttgaacctgggaggcagaggttgcagtgagctgagatcttgtcaccactgtactccaggctgggtaacagaaagagacttcatctcaaaacaacaacaacaacaacaacaacaacaacaacaacaacaacaacaacaaacacaggCTCCACGGTGCAGTGGTCTAGGGTCCAGGCTCTGGacaaacctgggttcaaatcctttctcttcctctctctaagCTATGTGATATCGGATAAATCACTTTACCTCTCAGaactgcacttaaaaaaaaaggccaggcacagtggctcatgcctatagttctagcactttgggaggccgaggtgggtggatcacctgaggtcaggagtttgagactagcctacccaacatggtgaaaccccgtctgtactgaaaatacaaaaattagccgggcgtggtggcaggcacctaaaatcccagctacttgggaggctaaggcaggagaatcactggaacctgggaagcagaagttgcagtgagcccagattgtgccactctaCTTCAGCCCGGGtgaaaaagtgaaactccatcttaaaaaaaaaaaaaaatctaaggctggtgcagtggctcatgtctgtaatcccagcactttgggaggccaaggtgggtggattacttgaggtcaagaattcaagaccagcctgggcaacatggtgaaaccctgtctctactaaaaatacaaaaaaaaaaaaaaaaaaaaaaaaaaaagccatgccggtggcagggacctgtaattccagctacttgggaggctgaacccaggaggcagaggtcgcagtgagctgagattgtgctactgcactccagtctgcgcaacagagtgagactttgtctcaaaaaaaaaaaaaaaaaaaaatctaaaataggTATGGGCTTGGTGGCTCCTGCTTGttatctcggcactttgggaagccaaggcaggaggattgcttgagcccaggagttgagaccaggctgggtaacatagcaaaaccctcttctttttaaaaaatatataaataaaataaaacaggaataaaGATTATTCCTTCCTCATAGGGTGTGAATTAGAAAAGGCACATGAGAGCACACAGcatgcagtaaatatttattgaaagaatttacagctgggctcacgcctgtaatcccagcactttgggaggctaaggcaggcggatcacttgaggtcaggagtttgtaccggcctggccaatacggtgaaaccctgtctctactaaaaatacaaaaattagccgggcgttgtggtgggtgcctataatcccagctactcgggaacctgagccaggataatcacttgaacttggaaggaggaggttgcagtagccgagatggtaccactgcactctagcctgggcgacagagggagattccttctcaaaaagaaaaaaaaagaattcacaagtgaccttgggcaagtcacttaatggCTCTAAGCCCCATATTCCTTTCTGCAAACTAGGCATCATAGCAACATCCTTCATGCCTTGGGATTAAAGGATTTGGTAGacatgaaaatgctttgaaaaatataGTGAGTTCTGTGTGTTTAGAAACACAAGAGGCTGTGTGTCTTAGTGTCTGTTTTGTAGATCGAGAAATGGGGGCAGAGAGGATGGCCCACCTGGCAGGATCAGCCGCAGATATCCGATGTAATATGACCATGCCAGCCCATGGGCCACGTTGAAATTCCCTTTTTCACACACTGCAGAGATCTCAGCTGGGGCCAGGCCCTGTGGACAGCAGGATGTGGCTGGGGGGCCTCCATCAAGGACACCCAGagaactcctcctcctcctccaaggcTTCCCAACCTGCTCCTGACTTGATCCCTCTTTTGCCATTGCCAAACCCACTGTTCCAGGACATTATAGGTTCTACTCCATGGACTCCAGCCTTTAAACCAGTCCCACTCCCAGTACTCAGCTCAGGGCAGGTCACACCAGCCACAGCCACCACTTGGCCAGAGCTTCTACCTCCCCCTGTGTCATACCTTGAGGCCCAGGAGGATGTTCAGTGCCTGCGAGAGGCCCAGGAGGGCAAGCATCCAAGTGAAGGGCGGGCCGACCGCATTTGGGAGGGAGTAGTAGAAATAGATGGACAGCAGCAACAGGGCCCCACGGCGGAGGGGGCAGCCCAGGCAGGCCCGCACAGTCCTCCAGTAGCTGCCCCGGTACCTGTGAGTGACAGCCAGACCCCagaccccagcccccagcccagctcagccagaGAGGTTCAAGGAGGGGCAGGGCTAGGCATCAAGGGAGTGACACACGTTGGATACCCCGTCCCTGGGTACTGCAGTGAGTCACCTGGAGTGGATGTGGCGCAGCTCCTCAGCCAGGCTGCAGACCCCGTTTAACAGCAGTCCCAGCTGCAGGGAGGCTAGGTGGAGCACCAGGTACCGGAGAGTGTGCTCTGGTGGCTCTCCTAGCCCCCAAAGGGTCACCAGGCAGGCACTCAGCAGAACCAAGGCTGCCTTCTGGGCCCCGTGACCCCTGGGACACGGGATGGATGGATGCAGGCTGGAGTGGGGCATCTGTGGGCACCAAGAAATCCATGACCATTCTCCCCTTGCCCTCCTGCCCTTCTGGGACTGAGGCTCTGGCTGGGCACTTCCTCCCAGTTCCCCTTTCCCTGGTGCCCAGCCACTCCCAGAGGCTGCTCTTAGAGACACCTCTAGGAGGCAGGCTGGGAATAAGTCACCCCAAAGCTCCTGTCTCAGCGAGGTTTGCTGAAAACAGAGCAGGGCCTGCACATACACGCCCCACCAAGACCCAGGGAGACCACAGGTGTGGTGAAGAAAGAAGGCAGCAACTATCCCAGACCCAGACTTGAAGCTGTCCTGTGCAGCCGTACCCAACCAAGAACCCTTGGGGACCTGGGTTCCCCTGTCCCCGGAACCCACCCCAGGGAGGACCTTAGTCAACAAAGTGGAAAACAGAGCTCAGGGAGTGGGGACAGGGCAGCCAGCAGGCACCCCCTCGCCTCTGGGTGCCAGGGGCCCTAGGTTTGGCGTtctgccaggctgatcttgagcctACCTTCTGCCTCCCGGACACTGGCTGCTCTGGATGATGACGAGGAGAGAAGGCCCGGCGCTACGAGCAGCCAAGGGCAGCTTCTCTGAGTGCAGCCTGAAAATGAGATGTTAACAACGATTGGTTTCTCCACAACACTCTAGCCCTGGCGTTTCTCCAAACCGCAGCTTTACTGGTGCTGGGAAGGAGGGTATTTCCTGTTCCTCAGGAAGGGAGGTAGGAACCTTCCCTCAAAGCCCTGATGAGCTGGGCCTGAGTCCTGGGGTCAGGGGTGAGGTTTGAGAAAGCCTCCATTCCATTGCCCTTTGCTACCCCCAAACCAAGGGTGTTTAGAAACACTCACCGCAGTCACAGCTCTGAACAGCGGGTTCCCCTCAAGCCACCACGATCAAACACACTGTACCTAACACCTGAGCAGGACTCCACACACTCAGCCAAAGGCAGCACACACATCACACGATGATTCCCCgtctcatatttttcttctggttTCCAGGATGCAGattctttttctgaaaagtgTGACCTAGGAGGGAGGAGTGAAAAATGAACAGTTATTTCCGGTAACAAGAGCTATTTTTATAAAGCACTTGGTGGGAGAGGAGGGGCACAGAGGAATGGGGGTTTGGCTCTTTGCAGGAAATGGCCACGCCTGTGACTTCTCCAAGAGAGCCTGCCGGTTTCTGCCCAGAAGGCGGTTGTGGGGATGATATTAGGTAggagcaaaagtaattgcaggcctggcacagtggctcatgcctgtaatcccagcgctttgggaggccgagatgggtggatcacttgaggtcaggagttcaagaccagcctgagcaacatggtgaaaccccatctctactaaaaacaaaaattagccaggcgtggtggtgggcgcttgtaatcttagctacttgggaggctgaggcaggagaatcgctggaacctgagaggtggaagttgcagtgagcagagattaggccactgcactccagcctgggcaacaagagcgagactgtctcaaaagaaaagaaaagaaaagaaaagaaaaatgatctgaCCTACATTGTTTGAGTGTAGGTTATAAAATCCCCATGCATCAAcctaaattataataataataataataataaagtgtttaCCTTGTTCCAGACATTATGCCAAGTGTTGCATATATCACTTCACTTGTATATCATTTCACCAGCCACCCTGTCAGGTAGGTATAATTctagccccattttatagatggataatccgaggctcagggaggtgaaaTAACTGGTTTAAGTAATTGAGAGTGGGGACTTGAAGCCTGGTGGGTTGCTCCAAAGCCCAGC
It contains:
- the STING1 gene encoding stimulator of interferon genes protein isoform 2 (isoform 2 is encoded by transcript variant 2); translated protein: MPHSSLHPSIPCPRGHGAQKAALVLLSACLVTLWGLGEPPEHTLRYLVLHLASLQLGLLLNGVCSLAEELRHIHSRYRGSYWRTVRACLGCPLRRGALLLLSIYFYYSLPNAVGPPFTWMLALLGLSQALNILLGLKGLAPAEISAVCEKGNFNVAHGLAWSYYIGYLRLILPELQARIRTYNQHYNNLLRGAVSQRLYILLPLDCGVPDNLSMADPNIRFLDKLPQQTGDHAGIKDRVYSNSIYELLENGQRNLQMTAASRCPRRFSGTCGRRKRKRLLWAA